A genomic window from Silene latifolia isolate original U9 population chromosome Y, ASM4854445v1, whole genome shotgun sequence includes:
- the LOC141632662 gene encoding uncharacterized protein LOC141632662 → MMQQSVHVPCKSYLFQIESDPARHHYPAQSAFIKGRDIVGNILIRHDLITLYKRKACSPRLMMKIDLQKVFDTIEWSFHHDMPATLNFPQQSIKLLMECVTSPSYSLSLYGELLLQLLHKLKGFKHHSLCTNLNLTRLCFADDLLMFSRGDTLSVTIKIRVFEKFSVASGMKLSNGKSNFYCNGIPDPIVQANTRATGRVVLIKSVMGTLHNYWAHIFILPKTVLDKIDALCRRFLWHGTECKGSLALVSWSQVKWVHAIYMQHQRWQDYEHSVGTSWAWRKICGVKQILKELIFYENWRGTNVEYTIKLGYHWLEDEAADVNWFLWVNIRIMIPKHALFI, encoded by the exons ATGATGCAACAAAGTGTACATGTGCCTTGTAAAAGTTATTTGTTCCAGATTGAGTCCGATCCTGCCAGACATCATTATCCTGCCCAAAGTGCCTTTATAAAAGGCAGGGACATTGTAGGAAACATTCTTATCCGCCATGACCTGATTACACTTTATAAAAGGAAAGCTTGTTCACCAAGGTTAATGATGAAGATTGATTTGCAGAAGGTATTTGACACCATTGAGTGGAGCTTCCATCATGATATGCCTGCTACTTTGAACTTCCCACAACAAAGTATTAAGCTGCTAATGGAGTGTGTCACTTCTCCTTCTTACTCACTTTCTTTGTATGGAGAACT ATTGCTGCAGCTACTGCATAAGTTAAAAGGATTCAAGCATCATTCACTTTGTACAAACCTAAATCTCACTCGCCTTTGCTTTGCTGATGATCTTCTGATGTTTAGTAGAGGTGACACTCTTTCGGTTACTATTAAGATAAGGGTCTTTGAGAAATTCTCTGTTGCTTCTGGTATGAAATTGAGTAATGGAAAGTCAAATTTTTACTGCAATGGGATACCTGACCCAATTGTCCAGGCTAATACAAGGGCTACTG GGAGAGTTGTGCTCATTAAATCAGTCATGGGGACATTACATAATTATTGGGCACATATCTTTATCCTGCCAAAAACTGTGTTGGATAAAATTGATGCACTCTGCAGAAGATTTTTGTGGCATGGAACTGAATGCAAAGGAAGTCTCGCATTGGTGTCTTGGAGTCAG GTGAAGTGGGTTCATGCCATTTATATGCAACATCAAAGATGGCAGGACTACGAGCATTCTGTTGGGACGAGCTGGGCTTGGAGGAAAATTTGTGGAGTCAAGCAAATCCTAAAAGAACTTATATTTTATGAGAACTGGAGGGGGACTAATGTGGAGTATACTATAAAACTAGGTTATCACTGGTTAGAAGATGAGGCAGCTGATGTGAATTGGTTTCTTTGGGTCAACATTAGAATCATGATACCAAAGCATGCCTTATTCATCTAG